The genomic DNA ACCCTCTACTAGCTACATTCTCAGCTGTGACTGCAATACCTCATATTTCGTACTATTTTGTGTATGGATTCAAGTGCTGTCATACCGATTTCATCTAAGATGATAAAGTCATTTATAATTTAGATTAGGGCTGCGACTAactattcatttttattattgatgTGGTGCATATTTTCTCGATTAAACAACTTACCGCTGGGCCTATAAAATGGTTAAAAACAATTGCCCATCAAAATTTCGTTAAACCCATTTCTTTTgcccgaccaacagtccaattcattttctgttgaaaATTTTAGCTCTAATTTGGATATCATGATCCAGCAGATTTGCAGCAAATGTAGACATTCATTGTTAactctctgtcttttgtttctcatctctctgcctctgtagAAATGAGCCGCTTCTGCTCGGACAACAACAACTTTCCCTATGACAACAACGTCCTGGTTTTGGACATGGTGCTGGGCTCTCTGTGGGGAGTGCCCCAGCCCATAAACTGGGACAATGTAGCCAAGCTAGTTCCAGGATTCACTCCCAAGGAGGTAACTGGAATGCTGGGTAACTATGAtgcttccatccatccatccaccgcTCTATTTGTCCAATCCCATCCATCAGTCATTGCATGGTTTAGTAACATTAGGCCTGGCTTGttgataataaataatactgTGGCACTGATGTGATCTTCCAGTGTGCCCATCGATTTGAGGAGCTGAAGAGCACAGGGGGATTTCCTCATGTGGACAACCAATGTAATGCCCTGACAGAAGGAAGCCCCTCCCCTTCAGACGGCCTGACCACACTGCTGGACACCGGGGAGGTGGTGGAGACAGGAAGCAGCCAGAGCAGCAGCAAAGTTACAGGTCAGTTAGTGCCATTCTGAGTAGTACAGATAACAGATATTTTAGCGTACTGTTTAGCTGTAAGAGTTTGCTCCAGCCAGTGAGCAGTGATTGGTTTTGGCtcgactgttttcaacatgggGGTCGGGTCACAAACGTTCTcattttacagctaaacagtacacTCAAATATGacctgaaaacatttgaggacTTCACACAGTCATTGACACTGCCTGAGAGACTCCtccactctgattggttgttttccttCGCGGTGAAATCTTGCAAATGCCATTATGAGCACTAGGGGGAGGCAGAGGAACATGATTTCTTCCATAGACATTATATCTGTCTCATCTAGTACTGTCAGGATATAGTGAAAGTtttagcaaatatgacaaaaacttattttttataaaagttacttactgcagctttaaatttCATTCTGTGTAGTATTTCTCATGGGAATTTCCCCTCACATGTTTGCTTTTATCCACTGCTGTACTTACTTGCTGCTCTGTGAGAAGAGCTAACACTGTAGCAATGATAAAGTGTTTGATTAGTATTTTTGTAGGCTCATTGACATTAAATGTACTGTTGCTGCGAAAGGTCTTATAAGAGCGGCATATGTTTGTCCATGTTCAGGTGGAGGAGTGCATTCAGTACTGCCACAAGCACATGAGCGCCATCTAAAAATGTTCTCAGGCTAGCAAACATGGACTGCTGGAACAAGCCAATATTTTAGAGCAGTACAATGCTTAAAATATATGtcagtgccaaaaaaaaaagtgtagctGTTGTATTGATGGTTACTGTTTGATAACTGGATTTAaagtatatttaatttttttctgctgctgtcagcATGCTCTAAATCTACGCCCACAAGAAGGGTTGGTGCTGtggagaagaaagagagaagggtCTCTGCAGAGGAGGATGACAAACCTCAGAAGCCACGAGAGTAAGTATTAAGAGCTCATCCTCAGTCTTTACAAAGTGCTGATTCCAATAGCAGTGAACCCAAGTTCACAAAAATTCACATTGATTTcttacacacacgcatgcacatgcTCTATCTTTAAATGATACTCCACTTCATATTAAAATCCTTTCAGTAGGAATTACTCACACCCTGTGGACTTTAAAGGCAGCTATACAATATTTAGCAGTGAGTTTTACTGTCAGGTaagttttttcttgttttgttttttcaaattatGGATTTGAACTTTTTTCCTACAGTCCCAACATGGTCATCCATGTGTGTGACGAGACCAAGAATCTGAAGCAGGACTTCACGTGTCCCAGAGAGCTTCTAGTTAAAGAGATGCATTACTTCGCCGAGTATTTGTCTGTGGACCCGCAGAGGTGGGAGGAGGTGGACATCTCCGTTCACTGTGACGTACAGATCTTTGACTGGCTCATGAACTACGTCAGGAGGAACTCTGCAGGGGAGGGAAACAAGGACAAACCCCGCCTCGGTAAATCTCTGGGcaaactgttaacaaacaataataataaatatcacATTCTTACACATAGGAACGCCTGAGCTGTAACTTACCTGTTTGTGTAAATCCGTGGATGTTGCTCCATTTCTTGGTCACTAAACGTGGCGTGTGATTGGTGTTTCACTggctgtgtgttctgtgttgttTGCTGGTTGTGGGGTTTGCTTGGTTGGTTATGTGGTGTTTGTCGGTTACAGAGCCCAGCAATGTGATCTCAATCCTGATCTCCTCCGAGTTCTTGAAGATGGATACGTTAGTAAGTGTTGTGACGTGCGACGCCATGTGTGGTGATGTGCTTCGGgccttttgtttttcaaatgtaaaaaaaaaatactattgtCATGTAGCCTGGCAATAACATATTCCCAAGAATATCTACCAGCAgcttgaaaatgtgttttagaacTGATCATTTCTACTCTCTCCTAGTCCAGGAAAAACAAGAGGCCTATATATAGATTGTGACCTTTGGCCATTGTTAAGCTGATGTTGCATGAATGTTAAAAGTGTAGATGTTCTTTTGCCTTCAAGAGTTATTTAGACAGAGCTAACACTGTAGCAATATTGCAGTATATTGCTGTGTCTGATAAAGTAGTGTTTGATTACTATTTATGTAAGATCATTGACATTTAATGTACTGTTGCTGTGAAAGGTCTTATAAGAGCGGTATATGTTTGTCTATGTTCAGGTGGAGGAGTGCATCCAGTACTGCCACAAGCACATGAGCGCAATCGTGGCTACGCCCTGCAACATGAACTGCATCAACAGCAACTTAGCGACACGCATCGCCGAACTCTTCAACCACAACGAGGCCGACGACATCAGGGACAAAAAAGACAAGTTCAAAAGGTAAcgagactagggctgcacaattgaTCGCAATTTaatcaaaatcgcaatatggactagtgcaatatccaaatcgcagggatggcgcaatatttgttgaaggcaaaatatgtgtcaaaccactCTGAATTAAGttttgtggtgctgcagagacgtcccagcctacaaatcgtatccaacagactaaagaaagcatctttgtttggtacagatcctcgcaaaaatcacattataatcattttcatttttattttattttaatattttgtaaTGAAAATGAGACTAATGATAatcaaaaataatcgcaattagatattatcctcatatcgtgcagccctaaacgAGATGCAGAATATTGGTGTTTGGATTTTTATTACAAGTCGTTTCTCGAAGCATCTTGGATGAATGTGATGTGAGGTGAATGTGATGAATCTTGTTATAGAGATATCTATCTCTATGATAATAGGTCATAACATCAAATTGCAAAAACAGCCAATGCTAggaatttcttttttattttatttctcccTCAAAGCAAATTGTTTCAGAAGAAAATTGAGCGTCTCTTCGATCCCAACTACCAGAGCAGAGATTCACCAGGAAACGCCTCGACTCTCTACAGGTGAGTAGCAGCAGCTGGAGCCTCTGAGTTTCTCCAAGCAGTTACAGTACCTACCTCACTGCTTAGCAACAGCGTGTGTGAGTTCATAAGCAATTTTTCTCTTACCTTGATATTTGTTCTCTTATTGGTGTCAGTCTCACTATTTGTCATATGTGTGTTTAATCCCAGGTGTGGTCTGTGCCATAAGCTGCTGaccaaagacacagagagaaagatttCTTGTGTTCCAGGGAAAATCAACATAGATGCTCGCGGAGAGATCATTTATACACACACTAGGTATTATAGTTTATTGTTCCCACACGTGTAAAGATTCACGTACCTGTACCTGTAGTTCCTGTATTTGTTTAGCTGTCAGAAATATACTATTTTACCTTTTAAGGGCTAATCTCTtgatcactgtgtgtgtgtgtgtgtgtgtgtgtgtgtgtgtgtgtgtacgtttgCAGACAGAAGAGCTGGGATGTGCATGAGTACATCACGGGTCTGTATGAGGAACTCAAGTCCTGGGTCCTGGTCTACTGGAGAATCT from Sander lucioperca isolate FBNREF2018 chromosome 15, SLUC_FBN_1.2, whole genome shotgun sequence includes the following:
- the kiaa1841 gene encoding uncharacterized protein KIAA1841 homolog isoform X4, which produces MSRFCSDNNNFPYDNNVLVLDMVLGSLWGVPQPINWDNVAKLVPGFTPKECAHRFEELKSTGGFPHVDNQCNALTEGSPSPSDGLTTLLDTGEVVETGSSQSSSKVTACSKSTPTRRVGAVEKKERRVSAEEDDKPQKPRDPNMVIHVCDETKNLKQDFTCPRELLVKEMHYFAEYLSVDPQRWEEVDISVHCDVQIFDWLMNYVRRNSAGEGNKDKPRLEPSNVISILISSEFLKMDTLVEECIQYCHKHMSAIVATPCNMNCINSNLATRIAELFNHNEADDIRDKKDKFKSKLFQKKIERLFDPNYQSRDSPGNASTLYRCGLCHKLLTKDTERKISCVPGKINIDARGEIIYTHTRQKSWDVHEYITGLYEELKSWVLVYWRIWGTINYLTCFRCQQVFVCAELTHCKYHQDSVLYPGMDTEKGWHGAGIYPCCNQRVLRFDPSGMPKGCKMRDHIVNVPDEENCDEVTSAQTRVLNDLLLHRDAVCLSNTPPADGTEESPSSAEKVPDCDVLMEPTLLGPLRGDGSTRQQSLLSEDEEYTTGSEVTEDEVGDEEEQSKKQAAKKAKKIHRPLKKQISSPNFQRKDKAEKSQSRDNTPFIVSVQKNKWDSSRSMRYNQDAQREEDQRRMVEVIGYLTKMRFGDQEQSKSKDSKEEESTPDSKRNLRVPLKPDRVQKRHPGLKYAMLRSGQQKGLDGEKATEPSKKRV
- the kiaa1841 gene encoding uncharacterized protein KIAA1841 homolog isoform X3, with amino-acid sequence MSRFCSDNNNFPYDNNVLVLDMVLGSLWGVPQPINWDNVAKLVPGFTPKECAHRFEELKSTGGFPHVDNQCNALTEGSPSPSDGLTTLLDTGEVVETGSSQSSSKVTACSKSTPTRRVGAVEKKERRVSAEEDDKPQKPRDPNMVIHVCDETKNLKQDFTCPRELLVKEMHYFAEYLSVDPQRWEEVDISVHCDVQIFDWLMNYVRRNSAGEGNKDKPRLEPSNVISILISSEFLKMDTLVEECIQYCHKHMSAIVATPCNMNCINSNLATRIAELFNHNEADDIRDKKDKFKSKLFQKKIERLFDPNYQSRDSPGNASTLYRCGLCHKLLTKDTERKISCVPGKINIDARGEIIYTHTRQKSWDVHEYITGLYEELKSWVLVYWRIWGTINYLTCFRCQQVFVCAELTHCKYHQDSVLYPGMDTEKGWHGAGIYPCCNQRVLRFDPSGMPKGCKMRDHIVNVPDEENCDEVTSAQTRVLNDLLLHRDAVCLSNTPPADGTEESPSSAEKVPDCDVLMEPTLLGPLRGDGSTFSFLKNWSLQLRQQSLLSEDEEYTTGSEVTEDEVGDEEEQSKKQAAKKAKKIHRPLKKQISSPNFQRKDKAEKSQSRDNTPFIVSVQKNKWDSSRSMRYNQDAQREEDQRRMVEVIGYLTKMRFGDQEQSKSKDSKEPTGGIYSRLEAQFKSASQARQSSEKTPRSKIRYAQIRTTERT
- the kiaa1841 gene encoding uncharacterized protein KIAA1841 homolog isoform X2 produces the protein MSRFCSDNNNFPYDNNVLVLDMVLGSLWGVPQPINWDNVAKLVPGFTPKECAHRFEELKSTGGFPHVDNQCNALTEGSPSPSDGLTTLLDTGEVVETGSSQSSSKVTGSKSTPTRRVGAVEKKERRVSAEEDDKPQKPRDPNMVIHVCDETKNLKQDFTCPRELLVKEMHYFAEYLSVDPQRWEEVDISVHCDVQIFDWLMNYVRRNSAGEGNKDKPRLEPSNVISILISSEFLKMDTLVEECIQYCHKHMSAIVATPCNMNCINSNLATRIAELFNHNEADDIRDKKDKFKSKLFQKKIERLFDPNYQSRDSPGNASTLYRCGLCHKLLTKDTERKISCVPGKINIDARGEIIYTHTRQKSWDVHEYITGLYEELKSWVLVYWRIWGTINYLTCFRCQQVFVCAELTHCKYHQDSVLYPGMDTEKGWHGAGIYPCCNQRVLRFDPSGMPKGCKMRDHIVNVPDEENCDEVTSAQTRVLNDLLLHRDAVCLSNTPPADGTEESPSSAEKVPDCDVLMEPTLLGPLRGDGSTFSFLKNWSLQLRQQSLLSEDEEYTTGSEVTEDEVGDEEEQSKKQAAKKAKKIHRPLKKQISSPNFQRKDKAEKSQSRDNTPFIVSVQKNKWDSSRSMRYNQDAQREEDQRRMVEVIGYLTKMRFGDQEQSKSKDSKEEESTPDSKRNLRVPLKPDRVQKRHPGLKYAMLRSGQQKGLDGEKATEPSKKRV
- the kiaa1841 gene encoding uncharacterized protein KIAA1841 homolog isoform X1, producing the protein MSRFCSDNNNFPYDNNVLVLDMVLGSLWGVPQPINWDNVAKLVPGFTPKECAHRFEELKSTGGFPHVDNQCNALTEGSPSPSDGLTTLLDTGEVVETGSSQSSSKVTACSKSTPTRRVGAVEKKERRVSAEEDDKPQKPRDPNMVIHVCDETKNLKQDFTCPRELLVKEMHYFAEYLSVDPQRWEEVDISVHCDVQIFDWLMNYVRRNSAGEGNKDKPRLEPSNVISILISSEFLKMDTLVEECIQYCHKHMSAIVATPCNMNCINSNLATRIAELFNHNEADDIRDKKDKFKSKLFQKKIERLFDPNYQSRDSPGNASTLYRCGLCHKLLTKDTERKISCVPGKINIDARGEIIYTHTRQKSWDVHEYITGLYEELKSWVLVYWRIWGTINYLTCFRCQQVFVCAELTHCKYHQDSVLYPGMDTEKGWHGAGIYPCCNQRVLRFDPSGMPKGCKMRDHIVNVPDEENCDEVTSAQTRVLNDLLLHRDAVCLSNTPPADGTEESPSSAEKVPDCDVLMEPTLLGPLRGDGSTFSFLKNWSLQLRQQSLLSEDEEYTTGSEVTEDEVGDEEEQSKKQAAKKAKKIHRPLKKQISSPNFQRKDKAEKSQSRDNTPFIVSVQKNKWDSSRSMRYNQDAQREEDQRRMVEVIGYLTKMRFGDQEQSKSKDSKEEESTPDSKRNLRVPLKPDRVQKRHPGLKYAMLRSGQQKGLDGEKATEPSKKRV